In Euphorbia lathyris chromosome 10, ddEupLath1.1, whole genome shotgun sequence, a single genomic region encodes these proteins:
- the LOC136209538 gene encoding uncharacterized protein isoform X3 has protein sequence MIITIPNEDERAKHPPFRKLGIFLRYLKWEMTFPLPRGVVAVLNEFNLSPCQITLNSWLELLMFDKVCTDLNVYLTVHLFWYFWRPTKKGDEDMVLWHNVSSCTNRITNQAKCCPTITVAGTSSNPVVIQISVEADSTTVNTTLLVATEVQAEETAIAEEQNESASEDLPFATAEATEDTTKADALLPITAPSSRLLPQNEVIGEDEEGSPRWMSLLTLFLCEEEQQQQQTLPVQYVPSSYKAGNTTQAKSVENQATKLPSNS, from the exons ATGATTATTACCATTCCCAACGAAGACGAACGAGCCAAGCATCCACCTTTTAGAAAATTGGGTATTTTTCTTCGGTACTTAAAGTGGGAAATGACCTTTCCATTACCCAGGGGTGTTGTGGCCGTCTTGAACGAATTTAATCTTAGCCCTTGCCAGATTACGTTGAATTCGTGGCTGGAACTCCTTATGTTTGATAAGGTTTGTACTGATTTGAACGTGTATCTGACCGTACATCTGTTTTGGTATTTCTGGCGGCCCACGAAGAAAGGAGATGAAGACATG GTATTATGGCACAATGTCTCTTCGTGCACAAATCGCATAACGAATCAAGCTAAGTGCTGCCCAACAATCACTGTTGCAGGCACTTCGTCTAATCCCGTCGTCATTCAAATCAGTGTTGAAGCTGATTCAACTACAGTGAATACCACTTTACTTGTTGCTACCGAAGTCCAGGCTGAGGAAACTGCTATTGCTGAAGAGCAAAATGAATCTGCAAGCGAAGATCTGCCTTTCGCCACCGCCGAAGCGACTGAAGATACAACCAAAGCTGATGCCTTACTCCCGATTACTGCTCCCTCTTCCAGACTCTTGCCTCAAAATGAAGTTATCGGAGAGGATGAAGAAGGCTCTCCTCGATGGATGAGTTTGCTCACTCTTTTTCTTTGTGAAGAggagcaacaacaacaacaaactctTCCAGTCCAATATGTTCCTTCATCTTATAAAGCTGGAAACACTACACAAGCTAAATCTGTTGAGAATCAAGCCACCAAGCTCCCATCCAATTCTTAA